The Rosa chinensis cultivar Old Blush chromosome 7, RchiOBHm-V2, whole genome shotgun sequence DNA segment TTGCTGATTAGGGTTTCCTCTATAATTATCAAAGGACCTGTAGGAGAGAAATGAGGACTAGAAGTTTATGAATTAAGCTAGGCATTGTGTCCCATGTGACCTCAACTATAGCTTGGTGCATAATAGCTTTACATGTAGTCTTTTTCTATTGCTATGCCCATAGTGTGTCTCACTCGTTTTTTTGCTACTGGTATGGTTATTTTCCCTGAAATGAGAAATCAGAGGGACAAAAGGACCCATGATTGGACCCCCTTAGGACCTATCAATGGGTGATAAGTGTTTGTACTCTCTTATACCTGTCTCATCATGATAATATCTTGTAGGtacaattttcattttcatatttttgGCTAACAAACTATAGTCTTTTTGGCTTATGTAAAGCGCAGTACTTGACAATGACTTGCTCTCTGACCTCTAAGGAACTATAATGAGAGTCCAAAAGGCCTAATGGAAgaatgaaaatgatgttttgtgGATGCTAATTGTTCTTGAATGCAATTTGCTTGGTGATTGATTGATCTATTACTTATGCACTTTAGGTATATGGCAAAGATGAACTACTACTTGTTGTTTAACttcttttgatattttgatgCTTTCTTATCTTATCGTCCAAAGTAGGGCTAATCCTCTGAAAAAGAGGTAAATGCTCTATCTGCAGCTACGAAGTAGTATGAACCCACGAATAAATTCAATGTATTTGAAAAAATTATGACTAGTTTGAAAATAATTGAGAGTGTGGTTGGCATACTTTTGTATCCAAACCATTTCTTTCAAGAACAATTATCTCCATACTGGACCAAGGAAAATTGTTTTTAGCTAGTCTTTGCGTCTGATGGATCCATTTCGTACAGTTTCTTTCTTTAGGCCTACTTCATTCCCCCCTTATTACTTGACTGAAATCGTATCTTTTATGATATTTCGGGAGATTTTCTTGTCTTAGGTTCCATTATATTGTATTTgagaaatgtcaaaaaaaatttgaaatggaGACACAGTGGATAGTACAGATCGTAAGTGACTTCTAATTCGTAGTAGTCTAGTCCTCAGAAGTATGATTATTCTCTTCATTGTCTTCAATGCATAATGAATGAAGTTGTTGTCTTGTCATTTCTAGACTGGAAATCAAAACTTGTATCGCACAACGATCAATATGGTATACAGACTGGTGTTTAACCTTTGAATCATCCCCTTTGCTCTAGAAATTAGATTATTAATCACCGTCGGATTTAGTTTGTATGCCATACTGATCAGTACGGTAGAATAAGAAGAACCCAAAGTAATTCATATTGAATTCCAGTTCTAATCCACTATGTATCTGATGTTAACAATAGCACTTATACCATGCTCAACCAGCTTTTGATGGGATTGAAGGGAGGGACAGCTTTCCGATCCTCTCAAGGAATGAAATCTATTATGGTGATGAAAGTGGAATAAGTATCCACATATCAGTAAAGCCCACCTCCCTTTGTTGCAGCTTTTCAATTGCATGATAATACATTTTCAGGAATCATGAATCATGATATGTAATGAGGTCTGTCTTCCCAGCACTAAATTAAAAACCCGAAACATATCTGGTGATATAAACCCGACTTAGAGCTGCAACATACCCATATTTGTCTGTTGGTCCCAAGCATAACATGACATTATTGCCTTTAGGGTCAGCAACCACCAATCGCTGCTCTACATCAAACTATATGTACTGAAGCCATAGCCCCTCCATGAGTAGTTGttgttcttattattattattactttcattttttttattaggtTAAAGTCAAAAattcttttttcatttatcaTACAATAAATTTGTAAACGACTACACGTGGTCGAACTAAATACTTATATCACTAAAAAAGCATATGCAGAAAATTGTAGTTAAGCTGGTCTCATCTCAATGATCTTTATGGCCGAATTCGATCCAAGGCAACAAACTCGATAAGGCCCATAATCCCACAAAGTCCGTTTAGCACCACAACTCCAAATTGGTATTATTGGGACACTAATGCAGTTCCGCTCAAGTGGTCAGTTAAATCTGTGGGTAGTCTTGCTCAGTTGCCGTTGGATTTTAATCAAATGGTGAAAAAAATAACAAGCCAATTGGAACACTCGTAATTTTCTCCATTGAATTTAAATCCATCCATGGataagagcaagtgcacccgtagtcaagaaaaggcaaagtcgagaagtcaagaattcgaccagtcaagttactattcactgccactggacatgggtttacacccgttgtttttcttgcccggtcaacactgttcatTTTTTCACTGTTCGTATTTACTGTTCACCAAGTGGATCTAATTGTTCTGACGCACTATTTCGTTTTACTGTTCATCGTTTTACTGTTCATTTAACTGTAATGGTCGTGGCAGCACACCATTCGCCCGTGCTCTTCACGCTGTCTCTCTGTCGCGTCTCCTTCTGCGCAGCCATTGTGATGTCAGCCATGTTCTGCTGCAGGCCAAGGTGGCAGCAAGCCAAGCCTGGGCAAAGAAAAAGGCATGGGCTTGACATTTTTCTTGCCCTTGGTCAAACAAATGCAAATCCTGCCCAGGCAAAACAGGCCCGGTGGAGGGGAAAAATGGAGCTTGCCCAGTCAAAATCATGGAATGCTGAGGTGGTGCCCGGGCAAAAGAGCAccggtgcacttgctctaagtGAATACCAGTTACTAGTCCAGTAGAGCATGACTCACACCAGTAAAGTGGACTTGAATTACAACCACAGCTGGCCCATACTCTAAAGAAAAGGGGAAAAACTACGGTGGGCCCAAGGCCCAAAGACTTTAGACCCGCCTCATCTCGATTCTTCCAGAAAAGAGAGAGTAGAATCCCTCTCCCATCCTTCTCTGTCATTTCTActattttctagggtttcaaaccGTATCAaaattctatttcaaaaaaaaaagggtatcaAAAGTCACTGAGCGACGAAGGATAATGGAGATCTGCGGCGACAAATGGAAGTCGTCGGACGATATGAAGGCTGTGTTGTCCCGTCCGTCACTCGCATCACGCTTTTCGTTTGGCGAAAGAGTTCCGTGGTGGCTGCACGCAACGACCTTTTCGCCGAGAAAAATAACAACAGAAGGGGCGGCGATGGAGTCGAAGCCGCCGTTGAACAAGGATGGCATGGTTGCTTACACCTCCTTCTCTTCCATGTTTTATCCTGGACGAGGTACGTAATGAGAGCTTGCTTATTAGCTTTTTACTTCTTCAATTAGTCAAATGATTATCATATTGTTAACCCTTAGTTAAATATATGgctagttaattaattaattaattattaaacATTAATGCTGTATGCAGCAAAAGTGTTGGCAGAAGAATGGCCCATGGTGGAGTCGGCCTTGGGAGAGTATGGCATGTCATGCAAACTCGATTGGGTAAGCCAGAGCATGCACTTGATTGATTTTCAGTAGTTTGTATTTCGATCCGTCACAAATGAGTTGTTCAAATTATGTTCAGGATGAGAGGTTCATAACAGTGGCAACGACGACAAGGACTAGGGGTGCGGATATTGTTTACAAGGCTAGGGACCTCCTTCATCTTCTGGCATTGACTAATGTTCCACCATCAATGGTACAAATACAAATGCCACTTTACTTTTCCCTTTTGATGCTCACTTTACTTTACTTATACAAATAACTATAAGTTTCAAGTGGTGCTGGTGCGTGTGCGTGTGCGTGTGTGGTAGTAAGATAATGTTATAGGGTCAGTTGAGCATCCTTCTCTGTTGCTTAATCTGTCTCTTCGTCTTGTCTGCTTCTCTGTATTTTGctttttcttggtcaataaaaAGACTTctcttataaaataaaaaataaaaaaattgtactGCTGTTGTTCAATGAATTCTTTCTCTCTAGGCAACAAAATGCTCACTTTGACCCTGTCTACCCTTTTCTTCTTTACTTCATCAACTGTATCTGGTTAATGTGAACCATTCTCTATGTCATTGCTGATTTGAGTGCGCAATGCGTTCATTTCAGGCCATACAGATACTGGATGGCAGGCTGCATTGTGACATCATCTGGACTGCCAATTGTTACGGTGGTCTTCTCTCTAAACTTTCGTTTAAGAGTAAGGTATGTCGCTAAAGTCTCTATTTATGATTTTGAAAGCATTCTCTGTAGTTGTGACGCGGGACATTTTATTCTTATCATTCTCTTGCTGCTTAATGCTTTTCTGTAACATTTTAAGTTTTAACATTAAAAAGGTTTTGAGGTTGCGAACTTCTAGTTGAGGATAATATAAGGAATTGTGCACTTTCTTCCTTCCTAGATATCTCATGAAGAGTGAGACCAGATACCCCCCTTTATTCTTAGTGGGTGCCGTCCTAATCTCAATTTTTGTGTGCATGTTCAGGGGCAATATTTTACACGGATGAAAAATATTCGGCGCAACATAGAGGTGCATGAATGTATATAAATTATGTTCTTTCTGTTCAAAAGACTCATTAGTTTCACATTCCTAACATTGTAATTGTGATGCAGGGCCTTGTATCTGTATCCGGTTGCTCCCTCTTCATTAATGTAAGGGTTACTTTTCCTTTAGTGATCGTGGTCGATGATTAAATTGTGCATCTCTTCTTTTCGTCTGGCGACCTCCAGATGAAGTTGGGGCTATGAATTTAATGATGTATTCTTTTTCCTGTTATTGAACAGGGATTTTCTGTCACTGCAATTAGCGCAATTCCTGAAGGACTATTGACGATCAGGGGTATTGTGACATCCTGCATTGTTAAAGGTCAGAATCCTGGAACTGCTGTCAGGTTGTTGAAATTGTTTCAAGAAAGGAATGGACAGACAGAGAATCTCGAGATGGATGCTTATGGTGAGCTTCTTTACTTCTCATTTCGTTCTCCATAATTAATTAGTGGTTGGAATTTCTTATCGGAGATGGAGTTGTGAGTTAGGGCGGTGTCATTCTTACTTGAGGATGCTTTTTCTTAAGAACTTTATTCATCTTTTACGAAACAATTATCTTAAACTAACCAGGGTTCCCTTGGCGTACAAAACAAACCAAGCAAATTTCCTTATCTCGATTTTCTCACAACTGTCCCGTTGACTATTTCTCTGTGGTTTGCTAGGGTTCAAAACTGCTCCTGGAGAAAAACTGAGATTCTTGAAGCGATTAGGTGGGAACCCATTAGTTGAACAGAAAAATTCGGAGCTTACCCTGACGAGGGGGGATGATGTCGGGGAACTGAAGCCATCCATTGGGAACCCGCGAGTTGGATACAAAAAATCGGAGGATGACCCGACACCAGAAGTCAATCAGACAGAGTTTTCTTTATTTGGCCCTTCATTGAACAAAGATGGAATGCTTGTGTGTGGTTCGTTCTTCCTTGATCATCGAGGTAGCATCCTCTCTctgtcttattttttttttgatcttaTCTGTTTATATTTTCTTGGTGATCAGTAATTTTATGAAAAATGAGGAAACAATCTTTTCCAATTTAAACTTATGATCATGATATCGTAACACATAAACAATGTTTGTTACAATTGGTATGTTATTTCTCTCCACTGTTGTGGATGAAGCTGCAAGTTTGAATCCCCACTCCCGCAAGATCCAAAAGTTAAGGAAAATCTGTCCTTTCCATCCAATTACATTCTGATCAGTGATCATTTATATTTGATGCGAGAATAATTCATGCTGCCACTGTCTTAAATAGTTTCAAATTGTGTAGAGTGCTACATTGAATATAGCTCGTTGGATGGCTGTATTGATTACTTGTATGGTTTTTGGATCAGTTGCTTTGAGAAATTATTACATTCTCAGGTCTcgttttaattaaatttattattGTGGTTGTTCCTATAATTTGTTTCATTAATCTTTTAGTTATTAAATTGTTATTTTTCTTACCTGTAAGACTTTGCTTTATTTTGCACAGAAGAAGCCGTTCTAGAAGCTTGGCCACTGTTGAAGTCGCTTTTAGAAGATTATGGCATTTCATGTACAATGTATCTGGTATGTCCCCAATGCATGAAAACTATAATGTTTAGTTGTTTCAATATGAAATTGTTGATTATTATGAAGTCTGACCTAGATTGATCAGCGATTTATATTATATGAGTTGATGGACAAATGATTGTGGTGTTTGAAATTGTGTTCAGGCTGAGCGTTTCATGACATTATCAACAACCAGCGGGACTGAAGATCCAGATATTATTTACAAGGCTAGGGATGTTCTTGAACTTTTGTCATTAACTCGTGTTCCACCATCAATGGTACAAATGACAAACTCAGTGTTATTATTTACTCCTCTGATAATAACTAATGAGCTATTCTCTCTGAGTTCAAATGGTTTGATGTTGAATCCAAGCTATAGTTAGGTTTCTGAGTTTGAGGCAAGGGCACGTAAAAATAATATTGACCAATGGTAAATAATCAAATTTTATGGCAATCCTCTGTGTATCTCATTATTTAAACTGCCTTTTCTTTTGAAATCTCCATGTGTCTTTTCACTTGATGGAATTTGAGCTTTTCTGATAcaattaatttctgatttcAGTGCGCAACTTTTTTGATTGCAGGTAATGAAAGTACTGAATGAGAATCTGCAATATGACATCATCAAGACAGCGTATCGTAATGGTGGTTTTTGCTCACAATATAAGATTGACAGGGTGGGTGGAGAAGTCTTATCATAGTTTGTTGTGTTTTATTTggctgtcaaattttttttttttttaccttaataCAAATGTGAATGATTGAAGAATGGTAGACTTGCCAAATTGGCGCACCAAATCGTAACCACATGATGTGGCGAAACACagtgccacatcatttggtgaGCAAATTCTGACTTAAGCATATGCAGCGATAACTGAAAGGCATTTCTGCATTAGATGCTATTAGGATTTAGTGAAACAGGATTTTGTTATGAGAAGATTTGAATGTGCTCCTTAATCTGGGAATCAGCTACTCCATTAAGAGTTGGACCCAAGAAATTTTCAGGCTGTTCTAATCTCTGGTGTCATGTGCAGAAGCTAATTAAGAAGCGGCGTGGACTACTTCGGCCCTACTTAAAGGTGCATAAAGTGATCTACATTTCATTGTACTTGTATTCATGAGAGTGAAATAAATAAACATGAACTGATGAACATATCAAGGCATGCATGGGATATCTATCTTCACATTCTACTTGCGTGCTTTATACCTTCTGCTAACAAGATAAATGGGATGCAGGAACTTGGGGTGCTGACGGGTTGTGAGATATATGTTGATGTGAGATTACCTCTCCTTTGAAGTGTGGatatttatgtttttaatttttttttccttggggTCTGCAGCCCTTTGATGGATTGGGAACGTGTAGTGATTTTTAATTTACATGTAAATGAATAGGGATGCGCTGTTACTGCTATGGGTTTTAAGCGTCAAGGATTAAAGTTGGTCAGGATTGGCGTGAAAGAGTGCCTTGTTAACAATGTGAGACCGAAAACTATGCTTCGGAAGATGAAGTTGACCCTTGAAAGgatgaaaatgaaagaggaaattaCTGCCGGAGAATTTCCTCCTGTGGAATCTGCTGGGAACATGCATTAAGTGGAAGATGTGGACTTGGTTTTGAAACTTGCAGAGTATTAACTTGTGTAATCGAGATGTCCTAGAAGGAGGAACGAACTTTAAGCCATGGTAGATTGGTAGTGGTTAGGAAATGGCCTTGTTGGTGATGGTGTATTCAATGACCAAATATCGAGTATCGAGGAAATATCAATGGTtcgaaaaatgaaaatttcgatGGAAATATCGTGAAAGTTTCAATATCGATAAATTTTTGAACAAAATTATGGAAATtaggataaaatcattgaaagTTTAAGTGAAACTTTGTGAACTacttatttgatcaattatcaATTATAATATTATTCTCAATTATAATAttaatagaagaagaagaagagaaaaaaaacggCGAACAAGCTTGGTTATGTAGAGTAAATGTTTGAAGTTGCCTGTATACTATTTATTACTTTTAGAATATATCGCGAAATTCCTAAAATATCGCACGGAAAATTGTTGGAAGTCATCCAAAATATCAGAACCTCAAAAAAACGAAAACTTCGCCGATATTTCGGCCAAATTATCGATTTTTTAGTCATTGGGTATATTAATGTAGAGATTTGTTATGATATGCAGTATTTGAGTTTTCTAGACTTATTCGCCTATTTTTATCTGTACAAGTTAATAACGATAAAAATACCAAGTGAcaaatgccaaaaaaaaaaaaagagagagagagatatggcaAGGTGTGTTGATGGATTTTAGATCAACAATTCCAAATCCAAACCGTTGATGATTTAAGGTGGAGCCTAGGTTTTTGGCAAGTTGGCTGGATATagtttaaatgtttttaattgagaaaatagaagagaatTGTTATGTATGGTAAAATAGTATAAAGTAGACCAAAAAAGGCCTATGTGATGaaaagggtttagggttttagaggGTTTCGTGGTTTTTGTCTGTATCATTTAAAAGCCCCATAATAGGTGTCGTACTTTGATTGGGTAAACCCTCTTCCTCTCCACGATCGTTTCTGGGTTTACCTGTTAACATCTGCTTAAGAAGTCTAAACGCAAAATTAACAATGTAGGGGGAATTCAAAATGTTGTCTGGAGTTTAGGGTTTACAAATGTGACCTGCCTCTCAAAGCAATCGGCAGTCAGAAAAGATGAACAGAAAGGGGGGTGCCGCTACTCCCAGAGCTCCCTCTCTCAAGCGACCACACCAACCTCCGGCTCCCACAAACCAGCCACCATCACCCCTGGCCAACCCACCGCCACCACCCCCGACTCCAGCAAACTAGCCACTACCAACCCCGGCCAACCAGCCACCACCTCTTTTTGCCAACTAGCTGCCACCCCCTGAAAACCCTGCCGAAAATTCCGATGCTTCGTGGAAGCTTAACCTAATGGCAGAGACAGCCACATTGGTGGCTCAGAATGCACAAATCTTGGCCGAGTTTGTAAGCACAAGAGCCTTGTACATATTgagtgttggcattcccataaaAAAGCAAGTGATGTATTTTATCTAATCTCATCTTTAGAAGTTGGAAAAAGGACATCAATACTGATCTCGGAGAAGTTtcaggtaaatgcatctcatTATTCTGTATATGCACTGGGATTGCAActtgttgcaatccccgagtcagtTCTACATTTTAGGGAGTTCGATTTTAGAGAGTATCTTTCGgcttttaaatattattttacaAGAATATTTTCCAACTGTTAAAATCGTACGACCATTGAAATCTTAATTAATTTacgatttgtttattttaattggaaatattttattaaaagaCCATTCCTATTAGGAGTCCAACTAGAGTAAAGTCTTGATtgttgaggatttttttttcctccatatTCAGAAAAGTAGCCTTCATTTGTGGACGACTTTGACGCAAGAATTATTGTGCACCTTGCTTGCTTAGAAAGAGTCCCATAGGAGTCACGAAACACTTGTTCAGTGTCTAAGTGTCTCATTGTTCATTCACTCATATGCATTGgttctctcgagatcagtacAGAAGTTGTGGATGCAAGAAGAGAGATAATTGAAGATCGTTCAAAGTGAAGAAGGCAATCAAGGTTCAAGCGAACACCTCACC contains these protein-coding regions:
- the LOC112180910 gene encoding uncharacterized protein LOC112180910 isoform X1 — its product is MEICGDKWKSSDDMKAVLSRPSLASRFSFGERVPWWLHATTFSPRKITTEGAAMESKPPLNKDGMVAYTSFSSMFYPGRAKVLAEEWPMVESALGEYGMSCKLDWDERFITVATTTRTRGADIVYKARDLLHLLALTNVPPSMAIQILDGRLHCDIIWTANCYGGLLSKLSFKSKGQYFTRMKNIRRNIEGLVSVSGCSLFINGFSVTAISAIPEGLLTIRGIVTSCIVKGQNPGTAVRLLKLFQERNGQTENLEMDAYGFKTAPGEKLRFLKRLGGNPLVEQKNSELTLTRGDDVGELKPSIGNPRVGYKKSEDDPTPEVNQTEFSLFGPSLNKDGMLVCGSFFLDHREEAVLEAWPLLKSLLEDYGISCTMYLAERFMTLSTTSGTEDPDIIYKARDVLELLSLTRVPPSMVMKVLNENLQYDIIKTAYRNGGFCSQYKIDRKLIKKRRGLLRPYLKELGVLTGCEIYVDGCAVTAMGFKRQGLKLVRIGVKECLVNNVRPKTMLRKMKLTLERMKMKEEITAGEFPPVESAGNMH
- the LOC112180910 gene encoding uncharacterized protein LOC112180910 isoform X2, translating into MEICGDKWKSSDDMKAVLSRPSLASRFSFGERVPWWLHATTFSPRKITTEGAAMESKPPLNKDGMVAYTSFSSMFYPGRAKVLAEEWPMVESALGEYGMSCKLDWDERFITVATTTRTRGADIVYKARDLLHLLALTNVPPSMAIQILDGRLHCDIIWTANCYGGLLSKLSFKSKGQYFTRMKNIRRNIEGLVSVSGCSLFINGFSVTAISAIPEGLLTIRGIVTSCIVKGQNPGTAVRLLKLFQERNGQTENLEMDAYGFKTAPGEKLRFLKRLGGNPLVEQKNSELTLTRGDDVGELKPSIGNPRVGYKKSEDDPTPEVNQTEFSLFGPSLNKDGMLVCGSFFLDHREAVLEAWPLLKSLLEDYGISCTMYLAERFMTLSTTSGTEDPDIIYKARDVLELLSLTRVPPSMVMKVLNENLQYDIIKTAYRNGGFCSQYKIDRKLIKKRRGLLRPYLKELGVLTGCEIYVDGCAVTAMGFKRQGLKLVRIGVKECLVNNVRPKTMLRKMKLTLERMKMKEEITAGEFPPVESAGNMH